In the bacterium genome, ATGATTCATTTAAGGAAGATTTGTTGGATAGGTTTGGTATAAACTTCGATAACAATCTTGATGCAAATATAAGTACTAATGCTAATGAAACACCTCAATCTAGCAGTGAAAGTAATGCAACAAGTCGTGCTGAAATATCAATCGAAGCCTCATCACTTGCATCTACTTCTAGCTTAGATTCTATCAATACAAAAGGATCTACTTCGGGTGCAAATACTGCAAAAGTTTCTGCAAATGGAAGTGTGTCTCCTAAAAGCATAACCACTGTAATGTCTAGACCTAGAGTACTCGATGAATCAAGTGTACAAGGAGAATCAGATGGACCAACAATAGGTAAAAGAAAATTACCAACTGTAGAAGGTATCGGAACTGACAAATTTACTGGAAACGCAACTGTTTCCTATCCTTTCGATATTCCTGCTGTGGTAGGAAATATTCCTTTATCTTTGTCTATAACTTATTCATCAAGAGCTATAGATGAGTTAAGATTGAATGCTCCAGAAAATGATATTGGAGCAATAAATTATCCTGATGGCAAGGGATGGAGAACAACGATCTTTGGAGAAACTGCTGCCCCATTAGGTTTAGGGTGGGAAATGTCTTCGTTAGGATCGATAACTATTGATAGTAATAATGACAAAGAGTTTATAATGAGTTTGAATGGAAAAAACATCAGAATACAAATGTATGATGGTAATCAATATAGAACTATTCCACAAAGTTCGCTAAAGATTGAAAGACTTAGTTTAGGAGCTTGGAAAATTACCGATACTGGAGGCACCGTTTACCAATTTGGCAGCTATGACAATGAGCTTCATGCCGACGGTACAAGAGAAAATAAAACCTTTCAAGATCCGCAGATTGATGTGAATTTACAAAGTGCAAATGAATATACTATCAAAGGTTACGTTGGATATGAAGGTACATATCATTGCGATAATGATACTCCAATAAAGTGGAATTTATCAAAAATGATTGATAACAATGGCAACAAGGCAGAGATAATATATGCGCAAAGAACAAGGCGCAAATTTGTAGAAAGAGAGGATTGCAATACAGACTATACAATCGGAACCAGACCTACTCAAATTTTATATAATTATATTCAAGCCGAACAAAAGTACCTAAATAAAATAGAATTTGAATATATTGATGTAAAAAATTCTACATCAAACCCAAAGGATATAAAACAGTTCTACTTAACGAATATAAAGAATTATACTGAAAATACTTTGATTTCAAGCTACAAACTCGAATATACTAGATCTTTTCCAAAGGATGACATAGAATTTAATTGCACTAAAGGAACTGATTTCGATGACATTTGTGAGCGTAATTCTCAAGAAACGAAAAAGGATAATATTCAGATTTTATTAACTCAAATTACTTACAAGGGACTAGATGGTCAAGGCGAACAAAGGCCATATAGATTTTGCTACACTAGTATGAGCGATGCTACATCTGAAGTATGTCAAGGCACTGATACAACTCAAAATAAAGAAAATGCAACTCCAAACGATATTTACTTGACGAAAGTTGATAATGGTTATGGAGGTTTGATAAATTATACTTATGAATACAAGGGGAAGGTCGATAGAATTTGTGGCATATATAGAGATGGGGAAAATTCACCTTGGCAGAAAGTATGTACTGATGCTGCAGGTGTAGTACCTGTACATAGATCAAAGAATACATACTCAAGTTATTATGTAGTCAAAACAGTTGTTGCAGATAATGGACAGGGACAATCAAAGAAAACAACTTATGAATATATAGGGATATCTGAAGCATATGGTGAACTTGAGCGTAAAATAGAACAAGGCCTTGTTGAATTTTCCAAAGTCAAGGATATGCAGTTTTTGGGTTATCCTGTAGCTAGAGCAAAAGTTGAAGATACAACCAATCATAAGCTTCTTTCGTATACGGAAGATAAAACTCATCTATCAATTGAGAATAGAAACCTTCCAACCGAAGCTGGATGCTTTATGCCAGATCCAAGGTATGGACAATCATATGAAACGAATATTTTGAATGAAAATGGTCAACTAGTTGGATATACAAAAAATAATATAGCTATACTTCCTAAGAAAAGCGATACTCCTGATAGCTTTCTACCAGAATCAGAAATTTACCTAGCTTGTACGCAGGAAAGAAGAAATCGTAGTACTCAGCAGGTATATACTAGATCTTCTGAATCCTCAATTGATGGGAAAAAAAGCAAGAACGAAACAGTATTTGATTTTGAAATACACCCAAGTGATAAATTTATTAACTTTGGCAATCCAGTAAAGCAATCAAACTTTGGCAATCCAGATCCAAATATTCCAGAAGATGATGTTTTTACATATATTTTTTACAAGCAAGATACTGAAACTGGTGCTGACTTATATATTAGAGAAAATTACACAAATCTTGTTACAATGTCCTTTAAGAGTAATGTGAACATACCAGTTACTACTAATTTCTTTAGGCAAGCACAAGATGATATTCCAAATAATCAAAAGTACGAATGGACCAAAATAGCTTATGATGAGAATTTAAACGCAATAAAAGGTATGCAAACTTCTCAGCTAGGTATTTTTGTTGGCAAAAGTATTGAAGATCCTAGCACACAAGTAAGTTTGAAATCTTCAACAGAATACAATTCAATTGGGTTGCCCAAAAAACAAGTGTCTCCTACAGGAGTTGTAACTACTATATATTATCATGATAAGTTTCTTTCAACTCCAGTATGTTCGGTTCAATGGAAGGATAATTCCAAACTGACTTGGGAACGATCAGTTGCTTGTGATATAAACAATAATAGAGATTCAAAAGTTGTTTCATCAATTAGTTACTTTGATAACTACAAAAATTTGTTGAGAGGACTGCCTGATAGAGTGTCTGACACGAATGGAGCTATAACCAAGTATGAATATGATGTATATGGAAGAGTCACAAAAGTTTTCAATCCAAGTAAAGAAAGCGGTAATTCGCAAGAAGTTGCAACAGCAGAAGCATATTATTATGATAATGAATCTCCAATGAGAACAAGAATAAAATATAGAATAGATGTTCGCTTGGAAAATAGCAACTTTGAGTCGAATTACTTAGTTTCCGATGAAATATTTGATGGATTTGGAAACAAAGTACAAAGCATTTCTTACAACAATGAAGATTCAGCTGGAAGTTATGCCATTGCTTCAATCGAGTACTTCAATGGCATCGGTCAGGTTGACATGAAGATTGACGGATTGCCAATTAGAAATTTACCTGTTCCTGATAAACCTACCTTGATATCTCAAAACCAGATAGATCAGAATAAAGACAAAGCAGTAATTACTGAAACAGTGTATGACTTCTTTTCGAGACCAAAGGAAGTAGAAATTACTTCTTTTGGTCCAAATGGTGAAGCCATATCAAATACTACAAAAACAGTATATACAAATTATCGTGTAGATACATTTTCAAATGCAAATGTGCAAACTAGAAATGAACTTCAAGGCCTGAAAACAATATCAACATCGTATCTTTGTGAAGTTGATGAAAACTGCACAGCAAACACACCCCAAGTAAAAGAAATATCAACAGTTATCATCAACAATGTACTTGGAAAGCCAGTTTCTGTAATTGATTCTAGAGGTCAAAAAGTGAAAGAATATATATACAATTCAGCAGGTATGGCCTTGTCAGAATGGGATATAGATAGAGAAACAACTCTTTATTATTATGATGATTATGGAAGATTGATTCGCTCTAGAGATGGATCAGGAAATATAAACGAAACTGAGTCCTTTGACACTTTAGGTCGTGTAACGAGTTCGGTCACAAAATTTCCTAACCAATCTATAGAATCAAGAACAAAAACAATTTTTGATCAGAAATATATAGGGAAAGTAGATAGCATTGAGTTTTTGAAAAATAATATAGTTTTGCAAAAACAGGAATATACATATGACAAGATTGGAGCTGTAAGTGAAAATATTACTACATACAATTTTGCAAATACCGCGATAAATGAACAATCAACAAGCATAAAAAAGACATTTGCAGTGACAGGAACAGGTTTGCCACTTCGAAACAAAACTGAGATAAATGGTGAAGTTGT is a window encoding:
- a CDS encoding RHS repeat-associated core domain-containing protein, with product MSNIKTKNKLIVGLSLIIISLLIAIITFVAIRTDIDPNRTKASTNAAGNWSIENINSGLLKGEELENYLTKESNYVKDVELLDKYEEIKTFVLNTNDLSTKRQALDQVDDSFKEDLLDRFGINFDNNLDANISTNANETPQSSSESNATSRAEISIEASSLASTSSLDSINTKGSTSGANTAKVSANGSVSPKSITTVMSRPRVLDESSVQGESDGPTIGKRKLPTVEGIGTDKFTGNATVSYPFDIPAVVGNIPLSLSITYSSRAIDELRLNAPENDIGAINYPDGKGWRTTIFGETAAPLGLGWEMSSLGSITIDSNNDKEFIMSLNGKNIRIQMYDGNQYRTIPQSSLKIERLSLGAWKITDTGGTVYQFGSYDNELHADGTRENKTFQDPQIDVNLQSANEYTIKGYVGYEGTYHCDNDTPIKWNLSKMIDNNGNKAEIIYAQRTRRKFVEREDCNTDYTIGTRPTQILYNYIQAEQKYLNKIEFEYIDVKNSTSNPKDIKQFYLTNIKNYTENTLISSYKLEYTRSFPKDDIEFNCTKGTDFDDICERNSQETKKDNIQILLTQITYKGLDGQGEQRPYRFCYTSMSDATSEVCQGTDTTQNKENATPNDIYLTKVDNGYGGLINYTYEYKGKVDRICGIYRDGENSPWQKVCTDAAGVVPVHRSKNTYSSYYVVKTVVADNGQGQSKKTTYEYIGISEAYGELERKIEQGLVEFSKVKDMQFLGYPVARAKVEDTTNHKLLSYTEDKTHLSIENRNLPTEAGCFMPDPRYGQSYETNILNENGQLVGYTKNNIAILPKKSDTPDSFLPESEIYLACTQERRNRSTQQVYTRSSESSIDGKKSKNETVFDFEIHPSDKFINFGNPVKQSNFGNPDPNIPEDDVFTYIFYKQDTETGADLYIRENYTNLVTMSFKSNVNIPVTTNFFRQAQDDIPNNQKYEWTKIAYDENLNAIKGMQTSQLGIFVGKSIEDPSTQVSLKSSTEYNSIGLPKKQVSPTGVVTTIYYHDKFLSTPVCSVQWKDNSKLTWERSVACDINNNRDSKVVSSISYFDNYKNLLRGLPDRVSDTNGAITKYEYDVYGRVTKVFNPSKESGNSQEVATAEAYYYDNESPMRTRIKYRIDVRLENSNFESNYLVSDEIFDGFGNKVQSISYNNEDSAGSYAIASIEYFNGIGQVDMKIDGLPIRNLPVPDKPTLISQNQIDQNKDKAVITETVYDFFSRPKEVEITSFGPNGEAISNTTKTVYTNYRVDTFSNANVQTRNELQGLKTISTSYLCEVDENCTANTPQVKEISTVIINNVLGKPVSVIDSRGQKVKEYIYNSAGMALSEWDIDRETTLYYYDDYGRLIRSRDGSGNINETESFDTLGRVTSSVTKFPNQSIESRTKTIFDQKYIGKVDSIEFLKNNIVLQKQEYTYDKIGAVSENITTYNFANTAINEQSTSIKKTFAVTGTGLPLRNKTEINGEVVDNVTYYYKKFGTLAKVYDDITKTDLAKEIDYDYRKNLTSIKFDNGISIKNTYDNSGRLLTKDVLGNRNNDSLYKEVMSFDLTTQLLNSVQTIYPNHNFSSNISYDSFGRLQNIEGNEYSGTYTFDEYNNLLLKLESESKAGGTISEAGNTFFTLAFNGGDIDPCTTNNRWGPKYREITGYNKDQNGCSYHALRETTVNGEKRYYLYDNEGNPVGEFSDQGQKLRSYVNDTQGMPIEIIDYDLSGNEVLHDKYIYGMGNSRLAKIDTKSNAYTLYLGGYEKNVDGNMKVETISIDFPLAAVVRTRENGGNWQKNYTYTNYQGSTVFIADQAGALLAEFEGNNYLRYFAYGAQITDQDIDNLPRENTYTGQKYDSSTELMYYNARYYNPHTGVFLQVDPVDDGLNHYAYVGGNPIMNVDPDGKCGPFCIAIMEFFARPHRAGENIIHFSKDNFYQLQAFLETHPDADVFVEEDTYMVTYFGYEKNPTIVREGISIAGNIAGDGVIGKGLGFINRTPFFGNAKKAIASVAQSPLETIIEKAQYFVTNSRSTQIVTEGLENLANGINADKQIRKFYSYLNDKGVKVVTDSTGFTTLENQIRTKDGIMYVQESLMDALNRKDASAQLEFLYHGLHDFYAIVSDELIAGRNTPGNASFIHYADYLFEKAYSGINSANTSSKLARARNTILRELGIDIYKNK